One Pan paniscus chromosome 16, NHGRI_mPanPan1-v2.0_pri, whole genome shotgun sequence DNA segment encodes these proteins:
- the OAZ2 gene encoding ornithine decarboxylase antizyme 2 (protein translation is dependent on polyamine-induced +1 ribosomal frameshift), translated as MINTQDSSILPLSNCPQLQCCRHIVPGPLWCSDAPHPLLKIPGGRGGGRDPSLSALIYKDEKLTVTQDLPVNDGKPHIVHFQYEVTEVKVSSWDAVLSSQSLFVEIPDGLLADGSKEGLLALLEFAEEKMKVNYVFICFRKGREDRAPLLKTFSFLGFEIVRPGHPCVPSRPDVMFMVYPLDQNLSDED; from the exons ATGATAAACACCCAGGACAG TAGTATTTTGCCTTTGAGTAACTGTCCCCAGCTCCAGTGCTGCAGGCACATTGTTCCAGGGCCTCTGTGGTGCTCC GATGCCCCTCACCCACTGTTGAAGATCCCCGGTGGGCGAGGGGGCGGCAGGGATCCTTCTCTCTCAGCTCTGATATATAAG GACGAGAAGCTCACTGTGACCCAGGACCTCCCTGTGAATGATGGAAAACCTCACATCGTCCACTTCCAGTATGAGGTCACCGAGGTGAAGGTCTCTTCTTGGGATGCAGTCCTGTCCAGCCAGAGCCTGTTTGTAGAAATCCCAGATGGATTATTAGCTGATGGGAGCAAAGAAGG ATTGTTAGCACTGCTAGAGTTTGCTGAAGAGAAGATGAAAGTGAACTATGTCTTCATCTGCTTCAGGAAGGGTCGAGAAGACAGAG CTCCACTCCTGAAGACCTTCAGCTTCTTGGGCTTTGAGATTGTACGTCCAGGCCATCCCTGTGTCCCCTCTCGGCCAGATGTGATGTTCATGGTTTATCCCCTGGACCAGAACTTGTCCGATGAGGACTAA